The following nucleotide sequence is from Parcubacteria group bacterium.
ATCACATTGTTTTGCATGGTTTTGTCGTGGATGGTCTGTTGGGTGATGTTGGGGAGGGGAAAAACTATCGAGACAAATTGATCTACGTAGAAGGCAAAGAGGAACTAAATGGTGTTACAGGTGTTCAAATCATGAACATGGATCTCAAAAATGCGGGAGGAGAGTGTCTTCGTATCAAATATTTTTCACAAAGAAATGAAATTGCACATAACAAGATTATGGGCTGTGGTGCATATGATTTTTTATTTGATGGTGGCGGAAAAAATGGCGAGGGGATTTATATTGGCACTGCACCAGAACAAGTGGAAAAAGACAAAAATATTACACGAGATATTGATCAATCAAATCATAACTGGATTCATGATAATACAATCAATACGCAAGGAAATGAGTGTGTTGATATTAAAGAGGGGGCATCGTTTAATGTTGTGGAAAATAATATTTGTACAGGGCAAAAAGATGATGAATCTGCCGGACTAGATAGTCGGGGAAATAGTAATATTTTTCGTGGCAATGAAGTGTATGGATGCATGGGTGCTGGTATTCGTCTTGGTGGCGACAAAAACGATGACGGGATCAATAATGATGTGATCAAAAATAATCTACATGACAATAAGGGGGGCGGAATTAAAATTCAGGCAAAGCCACAAGGAAAAATTTGCGGAAATCAATTTTCTAACAATGGGAAAAATGAACTTGTCGGGGAGTATGAAAAAGATGTAAAAAATGAGAAAAAATGTAATTGAAGAGATCTTGCTGCCTTTGTAAATGGCTATGGTTGCATGGATTGCAAGGGTCTATTTTGTGCGACTGAAGCGGCGTTGTGGTGGAAGAGAAATGCCTTTTTTTGTGGATGCTAAAAAAGGATTTTTACTCGGTTTTGCACCATGGAGGAAATCATTATGTGTGGCAGGTTTTTTGGCAACCTTTTTCTTTTTTGTCATAATGTAATTTTATATCAATGCGAATAATATAATGACAAATATAGCATTAAAAAGGTTTTTTGACCAGATTATTCCGATTGCATCCTCTTTTTTCAGGGTAGGCAAAAATAATCAGCAAAAAAAACAAATATACGCCACAACAAATCGTAACATAATCTTACGGCCGTATAATTATGTTACATGTTGCTAATTTGCAGGCTCTTGACACATAGACTTTTTGATCTCAAGCTTTGTGTAATAAGTAATATACGATATGCGTAGTAAGGTATAGAACGTTATGCTATAATGCATTTCTGATGAGATTAGTGGAAACTTGTGGATATCCGGGTTCCTCCCAAGGTGGACGCAGCAAGCCCGAGGATGACAAGGGAAAAGTTTTGCAAGATCAACCAGTATGTCATTCCCGCGCAGGCGGGAATCCAGGAAAACTATAAGATTATCGGAAACTTATGGATCCCCGCATTCGCGAGGATGACAAGGGGGATGACAAGGGGATAGATTCCCGACTCCTCTTGAGGTGGACACGGCACGTCCGAGCCTGCCTGCCGCCTGCCTGCCGGTAGGCAGGGATGACGAGAGAGGATGACAAAGAGAAATTAAGGAGCATTGGAAAATACGTATATATAAAATATCATGACACTTCAACATAAATATCATCGCAGTATAGTACCACGCACTGAGCGGAGCAAATGGAAACGCAAGATTTTCTTTGTTGTGATTTTGGTGGTCGTTGTGATTTTGGTGGTAAAAAAATTTCATACCGCACAAAATTTTGATGAGAAAAAAATATCGCAAGAATCTGTGCAGGAGATACAACAAAATCCTGTAGTAGATCCTGCAAAAGAAGAAAATGTCGAACAGTGTACGATCGCAGATGGAGATATCCCTGCGGATGTCTTTAGCACATACGGTCATTATGATGCCAATGACACAGAAGCATTGCTCAAAGCGGCTACGGATGTTTTTGATCTGACGCATTTAAAGATTGGTCAACCTTTGCGATTTTATTTTGATAAAGATGGAGAGAAGGCTGTGCGGATGGAATATGATTGTAATACGGAAAAGATGATCATTGCTGAACGAGATGGCGATGTGTTTCATGTGCATGAGGAGCAAATTCAATATACAGTTACCGAAGAAACAGCAAAGGGTGTGATCGATAATTTTTTCTATGCGGATGCACTTGATGCCGGTCTTTCGGAGTCGACTGTTTTGGAGGTAGGGGACATCTTTTCTTTTAGTATCGATTTTACAACAGAGATCCGTGAGGGGGATGAGTTTGTCTTTGTCTATGAAAAAAGAAAGCGTAATGGCGTCGATGCACCGGATGGACGAATATTGGGAGCAAAATTCATCAATGATGGTACGACACATTATGCATATTACTTCGATAATGATGGGCAAGGTGGGTACTATGATGGTGATGGACATGTGTTGGAGCGACAATTCCTCAAAGCGCCATTGAGTTATCGACACATTACATCAGGATTTACCGGCGCGCGTATGCATCCGATCACACGCAAAGTATCTGCACATTATCAAGTTGATTATGCGGCACCAACAGGCACACCGGTCGTTGCGTCTGCACGCGGGACCGTGGTGAGTGCCGGCTGGGAAGGTGGCTGGGGAAATATCGTGCGTATGGTACATGATAATGGGTACACAACACACTACGGACATTTGAGCGCCTTTGCAAAAGGCATCAAATCCGGTGTGCATGTCGATCAGGGGCAAGTGATCGGTTATGTAGGATCAACAGGGTGGTCAACGGGTCCGCACTTGGACTATGGTATGAAACTCAACGGGTCACCGATCAATCCGCTCACGCTTGTGCAACCAAAAGGCGCGCCACTCGCGGATGATAAAATGGAAGCATTTAACGCGATGAAAGAAAAATATAAGGATATTTTGCAGTAATGGTAAATTAACGTAATTTTCCACCTTTGCAGGAGCAGGTTTGTAACCTGCTCCTTTCATTTCATTGTACTGGACAAACATGAGGAGCACAGTACAACTGTGCTCCTGCGGTAAGGTTTGAATGAATCTGCGGGAGTGGGGCTGTATAACCGTTTGTTTTTCTTTTTGAGACGAATGATGGTAAAATGAGTGTGTAAAGATAAAATAAATATATGGATAAAAAACAAAAATGTGTTGGAATTCTTTTTGTAGTATATGTTATTCTATTTAGTGTGCTGGCGATCCATCCATATGATCGTGCGACATGGTTTGCGGAAAATCTCACGGTATGGATCATCATCGGCACAATTTTTGCTTTGTGGGTAAACCAGATACGGTTTTCATGCATGGCGTACGTACTTATGAGCGTGCTTATTTATCTGCATACAATCGGAGGGCATTATACATTTGCACTTGTACCGTTTGATTGGGTGACGAATTTTTTTGGATTTTCACGCAATCATTTTGATCGCATTGCACATTTTTCTGTCGGGTTTTATGCGTTTGCGATCGCAGAGTGGTTGTGGAAAGAAAAACTTGTTGCTAATCGGTTCCTTCTCTTCACGTACCCGGTTTTTGTGATCGCGACAATTGCGATGAGTTATGAACTCATTGAATGGATCTATGCCGCCAATGCGGATCCGGCGGCTGGAGGAGCATATCTCGGCAGTCAGGGAGATGTGTGGGATGCGCAAAAAGATATGATGGCGGACACACTTGGTGCGATCGTTGCCGTGATAATATTTTTTGTCATGTGCAGGCCATCTCTTGATTTTCTGAAAATAAGTTTCGGGAAGAAAGAGAGGGTTTTGTAAAATCAACCAGTATTTTTCAGGAGCAGGTTTGTAACCTGCTCCTTTCATTTTATTACACTAAGCAAACATGAGGAGCACAGTACAACTGTGCTCCTGCGGTTGAGAAACTTATGGATCCCCGCCCTGCCTGCCGGTAGGCAGGGATGACAATGGACAGATCCTTGTGTCGGAGAATGTGGATGACAAGAGAAAAAGTTTTGTAAGATCAATCAGTATATTATTTCTGAAACATAGCAATGAAAGAAGCTCTCACGATGAGCGTAGTATTACCTGTAGTTTATTAATGAATTTTTTTCATGCAAAAGAACAAAAGAAGTCTTCTTATGGCTTTGGGTGGTTACGCTATAATACAACTATTGAGTGGGTGCTCTAGTACGGTGATTGATGAAGGAGTGTCACAATCTGTCACAACGCCATCCAATGATGCGACAGAGATCATCAAAAATGACAGTTTGGCGGTTGACGTACAGAAGTGTATCGGGTGCGGTAAATGTGCACGCCTTGCATCAAGTAATTTTGCATTGAATAGCACTACGCATAAGGCTGAGGTGATCTCACAGGAAATCATATCACAAACATCAATTACAAAAGCTGTTAATGGGTGTCCAACCCATGCAATTACACAATAATTATTTTTTTATGCATATTTTATTTGCCAAAATCAGTTGGTTTCTTTTGATTGTAATTCTTTATATGAGGCCACTCGCGGAAATTACCGGATCCAAAGAACTCCGCCAAATTATGCCGATGCGCAAACATTTAGGGATTGCTTGCGGCGTGACTGCCTTTTTGCACGTCGTATTGTATATGATCGATAGCGGAATCCTTCTGACATATTTTACCGATGGAATATTTTGGAGTTTTGCCAATCTTTTTGGGTGGGGAAACATCGCATTTGTTGCACTCATGATCCCATTTTTGACATCCAATCGTGCATCACAAAAATACTTCAAAAACCGGTGGAAAAAATTACAGATGTTTTCATATCTCGCTTTCATTTGTGGTGGAATCCATGTGTCATTTGCGACACATGCGATCTTTGTCGGGGTAGTGCCGGTTGTCGGATGGGCAATTGTGTGGGGCATTGCACAGTATAGGCGATCTGCAAGAAAAGAGAAAACGATCTCGTATAACCGATAGGAGGTATAAAAACCTCTTTTTTACATGATAATTAGATTGACATAAATCGATGAAAAACTTTATACAGAAACTGATCGCGCGCAAATGGCTTATCATAGGAGTTATCGTTCTTGTTGGCGGAGGAGCGTATTATTATTTTTCACAAAAAAACAATGATACTGCACAAAATACAGTGCCGACAACAGCTACGGTAAAAAGAGGTAATATCGAGGTGTCCGTTAGCGGTACGGGACAAGTGAACGCCACGAGTCAAGTGGATCTCAAACCGCAAGTTGCCGGTGATGGATTGGATATCGTGGAAGTAGCGGTCAAGAATGATCAAGCGGTAAAAAAAGGGGATTTGATCGCTGTATTGGATACGACCGATATTCAAAAAACAATTCGTGATGCAAAGTTATCCGTGGAAACAGCACAAATCAAAGTAAAGCAGACCGAACGTCAGTTTGACACAAAAACTGTTGACGATAAATATGAGCGACAATTACAAAAGAATACGCTCATACAAGCGCAAAATTCTCTCAGTAACGCCTATGATGACTTGAAAGATTATTCTATTCGCGCACCGTTTGACGGGATCGTGACAGGTCTGGATTTTTCTGCAGGAGACTCGATCTCACGTGATGAAGTTTTGGCATCGGTGATCACAGAGGATGTGCAGGTCACAATTTCACTTAATGAAGTAGATGCGGCAAAGGTAAAGGTGGGTGATACTGTGTCACTATCGTTTGATGCGCTTGATGGTGTGACGGCACAAGGTACCGTGTCAAAGGTTGATACGATCGGTGTCGTGGATGCAGGTGTGGTAACCTATGATGTGGAAATCACATTTGCATCACCGAGTGAATTACTTAAACCAGGCATGAGTGCTTCGGCGGATATTGAGATCGAGAAAACGGAAAATGTATTGATTGTGCCGGCCGAGGCGGTAAAAAGTGATGGATCCGGTAGCTATGTTTTGGTGCAAAATGCCGCGGAGATGATGCAACACAAAACAGTGGAGACCGGTGCAACGGATGATACAATGGTTGAGATCGTGAGCGGATTGAGCGATGGTGAAGAAATTGTTGTGAGTTCTGTGACGACGACAAATGCAACAACTGCAGAAAAAGAAACATCATCCAGTTCCTCGTCGATCTTACCAGTTGGTCCCGGTGCAGGAGGCGGTCAAAGGAATTAATGTTAAATGAGCTCAATGTATGATAAAGTGTAAAAATATTACCAAAATCTATGGTCGTGGTGACAGCCAGACGATTGCTCTGGATGATGTGTCATTCACGATCACGGAAGGAGAGTTTGTGGCAATCATGGGACCGTCTGGAAGCGGGAAATCGACTCTCATGCATATTCTTGGTGCATTGGACAATCCGACAAGCGGAACATATCTTCTCGGCGGACAAGATGTGTCACAACTTACGGAAGATGAATTGTCGGTGATCAGGAAGGAAAAGATCGGGTTTGTTTTTCAGGCATTCAATCTTTTGCCACGTGCAACAGTGTTACGTAACGTAATGTTGCCACTGATCTATAGTGAGGTGCCAAAAAAAGAACGAAAAAAAATTGCTGAGGATGCACTGCGCGCTGTACAGCTCGCAGAAGATCGATGGAATCATTATTCCAATGAGATTTCCGGTGGACAGATGCAACGTGTGGCAATTGCTCGCGCGTTGGTCAATGATCCATCACTTATTCTCGCTGATGAACCGACGGGGAATTTGGATACAAAAACGGGGGATTTTGTGCTCAAGACATTTCGGCGCCTCAATCGAGAGAAGGGACATACGATCATCCTCATCACACATGAAGATGAAGTTGCCACTTTTGCCGATCGCACGATCGTGATCCGGGATGGTAAGTTGGTCGAAGATTATTACAACAGAGAAAAGAATGAAGTACAAAAATAATTTCATGATGTCATAAATATGCTATTGTCAGATTTGGTTACAGAAGTCCATATGGCGATTACGTCAAACAAAGTGCGTACAGGTCTTACTGTGCTCGGTATCGTAATCGGTATTGCATCGGTGATCGTGATGATCGCGATTGGCAATGGGTCACAAAAGGCGATCCAAGAGAGCATCCAATCAATCGGATCGAATTTGTTGACCATTCAACCGGGTCGCCAACGTTCGTTTGGCGACGGACCGCAACAAGGTTCTGGTTCGGCAGAATCTCTTACGCGTGATGATGCGGATGCAATCGCAGAAGAAATTGACGGTATCGCCGCAGTCGCGCCGACAGCATCGGGCAATCAGCAGATCATTGCGGAGGGAAATAATGCGCAGTCGTCTGTGACCGGCGTGACGGCACAATACGCGCAGGTCAATAATATTACAGTTGCATCCGGTACGTTCATCGGCGATGTGCAGGAAAGCAAACGTTCTAAAATTGTGGTGATCGGTCCGGATATTCGTGATGATCTGTATGGCGAAGGTGCGGTTGCGGTGGGGAAGAAAATGCGTATTGGTGGTTTGAGTTTCACGGTCATTGGTGTGACAAAATCCAAGGGCGGTGGCGGATTTGGTAATAGTGATGAGGTGGTATATATGCCACTCTCGACGTATCAACAATATTTCTCCGGCAGTGAATATCTCTCATCAATTAGCGTGAGTGTTGCTGATCAAGATCGTATGACACAGGTGGAGGAAGACATTCAAGCATTGCTTCTCAAGCGTCACAAGATTAACAATGTGGATGATGCGGATTTCAATATTCGCAATCAAGAGGATATTCTCGAAATGACGTCATCGATTACGGGGACGCTGACGCTGCTTTTGGGTGCGGTTGCGGGAATTTCACTTGTAGTTGGGGGGATTGGTATCATGAATATGATGCTTACAACCGTGACAGAACGCACGAGAGAAATCGGTTTGCGCAAATCAATCG
It contains:
- a CDS encoding right-handed parallel beta-helix repeat-containing protein, which produces MQKKILIIIVCGAIAFCFFVVVSKFGNPIVIYNSFRGEKSFLHVSGTMYYVSPNGDDSYDGRTQQTPFLSIQKAVSFLMPGDGLTLLDGQYIQDFSTIRNGTENDKIIITGSKNAIVKGTGKKSRIIEINHDHIVLHGFVVDGLLGDVGEGKNYRDKLIYVEGKEELNGVTGVQIMNMDLKNAGGECLRIKYFSQRNEIAHNKIMGCGAYDFLFDGGGKNGEGIYIGTAPEQVEKDKNITRDIDQSNHNWIHDNTINTQGNECVDIKEGASFNVVENNICTGQKDDESAGLDSRGNSNIFRGNEVYGCMGAGIRLGGDKNDDGINNDVIKNNLHDNKGGGIKIQAKPQGKICGNQFSNNGKNELVGEYEKDVKNEKKCN
- a CDS encoding peptidoglycan DD-metalloendopeptidase family protein; this encodes MTLQHKYHRSIVPRTERSKWKRKIFFVVILVVVVILVVKKFHTAQNFDEKKISQESVQEIQQNPVVDPAKEENVEQCTIADGDIPADVFSTYGHYDANDTEALLKAATDVFDLTHLKIGQPLRFYFDKDGEKAVRMEYDCNTEKMIIAERDGDVFHVHEEQIQYTVTEETAKGVIDNFFYADALDAGLSESTVLEVGDIFSFSIDFTTEIREGDEFVFVYEKRKRNGVDAPDGRILGAKFINDGTTHYAYYFDNDGQGGYYDGDGHVLERQFLKAPLSYRHITSGFTGARMHPITRKVSAHYQVDYAAPTGTPVVASARGTVVSAGWEGGWGNIVRMVHDNGYTTHYGHLSAFAKGIKSGVHVDQGQVIGYVGSTGWSTGPHLDYGMKLNGSPINPLTLVQPKGAPLADDKMEAFNAMKEKYKDILQ
- a CDS encoding DUF2238 domain-containing protein, which produces MDKKQKCVGILFVVYVILFSVLAIHPYDRATWFAENLTVWIIIGTIFALWVNQIRFSCMAYVLMSVLIYLHTIGGHYTFALVPFDWVTNFFGFSRNHFDRIAHFSVGFYAFAIAEWLWKEKLVANRFLLFTYPVFVIATIAMSYELIEWIYAANADPAAGGAYLGSQGDVWDAQKDMMADTLGAIVAVIIFFVMCRPSLDFLKISFGKKERVL
- a CDS encoding ferredoxin, translating into MQKNKRSLLMALGGYAIIQLLSGCSSTVIDEGVSQSVTTPSNDATEIIKNDSLAVDVQKCIGCGKCARLASSNFALNSTTHKAEVISQEIISQTSITKAVNGCPTHAITQ
- a CDS encoding ferric reductase-like transmembrane domain-containing protein, producing MHILFAKISWFLLIVILYMRPLAEITGSKELRQIMPMRKHLGIACGVTAFLHVVLYMIDSGILLTYFTDGIFWSFANLFGWGNIAFVALMIPFLTSNRASQKYFKNRWKKLQMFSYLAFICGGIHVSFATHAIFVGVVPVVGWAIVWGIAQYRRSARKEKTISYNR
- a CDS encoding efflux RND transporter periplasmic adaptor subunit, whose amino-acid sequence is MKNFIQKLIARKWLIIGVIVLVGGGAYYYFSQKNNDTAQNTVPTTATVKRGNIEVSVSGTGQVNATSQVDLKPQVAGDGLDIVEVAVKNDQAVKKGDLIAVLDTTDIQKTIRDAKLSVETAQIKVKQTERQFDTKTVDDKYERQLQKNTLIQAQNSLSNAYDDLKDYSIRAPFDGIVTGLDFSAGDSISRDEVLASVITEDVQVTISLNEVDAAKVKVGDTVSLSFDALDGVTAQGTVSKVDTIGVVDAGVVTYDVEITFASPSELLKPGMSASADIEIEKTENVLIVPAEAVKSDGSGSYVLVQNAAEMMQHKTVETGATDDTMVEIVSGLSDGEEIVVSSVTTTNATTAEKETSSSSSSILPVGPGAGGGQRN
- a CDS encoding ABC transporter ATP-binding protein, whose amino-acid sequence is MIKCKNITKIYGRGDSQTIALDDVSFTITEGEFVAIMGPSGSGKSTLMHILGALDNPTSGTYLLGGQDVSQLTEDELSVIRKEKIGFVFQAFNLLPRATVLRNVMLPLIYSEVPKKERKKIAEDALRAVQLAEDRWNHYSNEISGGQMQRVAIARALVNDPSLILADEPTGNLDTKTGDFVLKTFRRLNREKGHTIILITHEDEVATFADRTIVIRDGKLVEDYYNREKNEVQK
- a CDS encoding ABC transporter permease, giving the protein MLLSDLVTEVHMAITSNKVRTGLTVLGIVIGIASVIVMIAIGNGSQKAIQESIQSIGSNLLTIQPGRQRSFGDGPQQGSGSAESLTRDDADAIAEEIDGIAAVAPTASGNQQIIAEGNNAQSSVTGVTAQYAQVNNITVASGTFIGDVQESKRSKIVVIGPDIRDDLYGEGAVAVGKKMRIGGLSFTVIGVTKSKGGGGFGNSDEVVYMPLSTYQQYFSGSEYLSSISVSVADQDRMTQVEEDIQALLLKRHKINNVDDADFNIRNQEDILEMTSSITGTLTLLLGAVAGISLVVGGIGIMNMMLTTVTERTREIGLRKSIGANQKDIRQQFLFESMTLTFIGGVIGIALGITVAFALDYFDVTTTQISSFSIILSFSVSAAIGIIFGYYPARRAASLNPIHALRYE